One window of the Streptomyces sp. TS71-3 genome contains the following:
- the cseB gene encoding two-component system response regulator CseB, translated as MTQRTAEPTHVLFVEDDDVIREATQLALERDGFAVTAVPDGLSGLDAFRADQPDIALLDVMLPGLDGVSLCRRIRDESTVPVIMLSARADSIDVVLGLEAGADDYVTKPFDGAVLVARIRAVLRRFGHASGTAAGARQGQAGAAPGYGDEGPAGVLRFGDLSVDTEGMEVRRAGEQVALTPTEMRLLLEFSTAPGTVLSRDRLLQRVWDYGWGGDTRVVDVHVQRLRTKIGQDRIETVRGFGYKLKA; from the coding sequence ATGACCCAGCGAACGGCAGAGCCCACCCATGTCCTGTTCGTCGAGGACGACGACGTCATCCGCGAGGCCACCCAGCTCGCCCTGGAGCGGGACGGCTTCGCGGTCACCGCCGTGCCGGACGGCCTGTCGGGTCTTGACGCGTTCCGCGCCGACCAGCCGGACATCGCGCTGCTCGACGTGATGCTGCCGGGCCTGGACGGGGTGAGCCTGTGCCGCCGGATCCGCGACGAGTCCACCGTCCCGGTGATCATGCTCTCGGCGCGCGCCGACTCCATCGACGTCGTACTGGGCCTGGAGGCGGGCGCGGACGACTACGTGACCAAGCCGTTCGACGGTGCCGTGCTGGTCGCCCGGATCCGTGCGGTGCTGCGCCGCTTCGGGCACGCGAGCGGAACGGCCGCCGGTGCGCGGCAGGGGCAGGCCGGGGCCGCGCCGGGGTACGGCGACGAGGGGCCGGCGGGCGTGCTGCGCTTCGGCGACCTGTCGGTCGACACCGAGGGCATGGAGGTGCGCCGCGCCGGTGAGCAGGTGGCGCTGACGCCGACCGAGATGCGGCTGCTGCTGGAGTTCTCCACCGCTCCGGGCACGGTGCTCTCCCGCGACCGGTTGCTCCAGCGCGTCTGGGACTACGGCTGGGGCGGCGACACCCGCGTCGTCGACGTCCACGTGCAGCGGCTGCGCACGAAGATCGGCCAGGACCGGATAGAGACGGTCCGCGGTTTCGGCTACAAGTTGAAGGCCTGA
- the cseC gene encoding two-component system sensor histidine kinase CseC, whose product MRDRTSPAVAPGNTERDARQDAGSATASGPRPEPRPRPRLRARLLGRLLGRLRLRTGVRWKLSAAIAAVGALIALALSLVVHNAVLVSVLDSSRDVQDERIQFAQRIYESTGRRQFGTTVDDPKLPHALMEKAAQGRRATYVSDGTSSGPDVWAAVPLKDGHVLSLHTRFTEGSRRVLDDLDKALIIGSISVVLGGCALGVLIGGQLSRRLRKAAVAAGEVARGQVDVRVNEAIGGVLHDETDDLARAVDAMADALRQRLEAERRVTADIAHELRTPVTGLVTAAELLPPGRPSELVKDRAQALRTLVEDVLEVARLDSAAERAELQDILLGEFVARRVALLKQDVRVHVAHESEVTTDPRRLERIVGNLLANAGRHGRPPVEVTVEGRVIRVRDHGPGFPPELVARGPSRFRTGSADRAGHGHGLGLTIAAGQARVLGARLTFRNVRPPGVPDDAPAEGAVAILWLPEHAPTSTGSYPMLQIPPQPEE is encoded by the coding sequence ATGCGGGATCGCACCTCACCGGCCGTGGCGCCCGGGAACACGGAGCGGGACGCTCGCCAGGACGCGGGCTCCGCGACGGCGTCCGGCCCCCGTCCAGAGCCCCGGCCCCGGCCCCGGCTGCGCGCCAGGCTGCTCGGCCGGCTGCTCGGCCGACTCCGGCTGCGTACCGGCGTGCGGTGGAAGCTCAGCGCGGCGATCGCCGCGGTCGGCGCGCTGATCGCGCTCGCGCTCAGCCTGGTGGTGCACAACGCCGTGCTGGTCTCCGTGCTGGACAGCTCGCGCGACGTGCAGGACGAGCGGATCCAGTTCGCCCAGCGGATCTACGAGTCGACGGGACGCCGGCAGTTCGGCACGACGGTCGACGACCCCAAGCTGCCGCACGCCCTCATGGAGAAGGCGGCGCAGGGCCGGCGGGCCACGTACGTCTCGGACGGCACCTCCAGCGGGCCCGACGTGTGGGCGGCGGTGCCGCTGAAGGACGGGCACGTGCTGTCGCTGCACACCCGGTTCACCGAGGGCAGCCGGCGGGTGCTTGACGACCTCGACAAGGCCCTGATCATCGGCTCGATCTCGGTGGTACTGGGCGGCTGCGCGCTGGGCGTGCTGATCGGCGGCCAGCTCTCGCGGCGGCTTCGGAAGGCGGCCGTGGCGGCGGGCGAGGTCGCGCGGGGGCAGGTGGACGTCCGGGTGAACGAGGCCATCGGCGGGGTGCTGCACGACGAGACGGACGACCTCGCGCGGGCCGTGGACGCCATGGCGGACGCGCTGCGGCAGCGCCTGGAGGCCGAGCGCCGGGTGACCGCGGACATCGCGCACGAGCTGCGCACCCCGGTGACCGGGCTGGTCACCGCGGCGGAACTGCTGCCGCCGGGCCGGCCGAGCGAGCTGGTCAAGGACCGTGCGCAGGCCCTGCGCACGCTCGTCGAGGACGTGCTGGAGGTGGCACGCCTGGACAGCGCGGCGGAGCGGGCCGAACTGCAGGACATCCTGCTGGGCGAGTTCGTCGCCCGCCGGGTGGCCCTGCTCAAGCAGGACGTGAGGGTGCACGTCGCCCACGAGTCGGAGGTCACGACCGACCCGCGGCGTCTCGAACGGATCGTGGGGAACCTGCTGGCCAACGCCGGGCGCCACGGCAGGCCGCCGGTCGAGGTGACCGTGGAGGGCCGGGTGATCCGGGTCCGCGACCACGGCCCCGGCTTCCCTCCGGAGCTGGTCGCGCGGGGCCCGAGCCGCTTCCGCACCGGCAGCGCGGACCGGGCCGGCCACGGGCACGGCCTCGGTCTGACCATCGCGGCGGGGCAGGCCCGGGTGCTCGGGGCCCGGTTGACGTTCCGGAACGTCCGCCCGCCGGGGGTACCCGACGACGCCCCCGCCGAGGGTGCGGTAGCCATCCTCTGGCTACCGGAACACGCCCCGACCAGCACGGGCAGCTATCCGATGCTCCAGATTCCGCCGCAGCCGGAGGAGTAA
- a CDS encoding SigE family RNA polymerase sigma factor has product MVHGEVLEFEDYVRTRHDALLRSARRLVPDPVEAQDLLQTALARTYGRWDGIADKRLADAYLRRVMINTRTEWWRARKLEEVPTEQLPEAAVEDSTEQYANRALLMDAMQVLAPKQRSVVVLRHWEQMSTEETAAALGMTVGTVKSTLHRALARLREELESRARETRAVEEDEERERCAA; this is encoded by the coding sequence ATGGTGCACGGCGAGGTGCTTGAGTTCGAGGATTACGTACGCACCCGGCACGACGCCCTGCTGCGCAGCGCCCGCCGCCTGGTCCCCGACCCGGTCGAGGCGCAGGACCTCCTGCAGACCGCGCTGGCCAGGACCTACGGCCGCTGGGACGGCATCGCCGACAAGCGGCTCGCCGACGCCTACCTGCGCCGTGTCATGATCAACACGCGTACGGAGTGGTGGCGGGCGAGGAAGCTGGAGGAGGTCCCCACCGAGCAGCTCCCCGAAGCGGCCGTCGAGGACTCCACCGAGCAGTACGCGAACCGCGCGCTGCTGATGGACGCCATGCAGGTGCTGGCACCCAAGCAGCGCAGTGTCGTGGTGCTGCGACACTGGGAGCAGATGTCCACGGAGGAGACGGCCGCCGCTCTCGGCATGACCGTCGGTACGGTCAAGAGCACGCTTCACCGCGCGCTGGCCCGGCTCCGCGAGGAGTTGGAGAGCCGCGCCCGCGAGACGCGCGCGGTCGAGGAAGACGAGGAGAGGGAGCGTTGCGCGGCCTGA